One Capsicum annuum cultivar UCD-10X-F1 chromosome 2, UCD10Xv1.1, whole genome shotgun sequence genomic window carries:
- the LOC107859348 gene encoding TBC1 domain family member 5 homolog A, producing the protein MASFAKNFSLIFLFALLSSLQIHARDGQFFNKVPSNNGEKETQSVVPNKEQEPNFMPENENGAYGLYGHDSVSTPSTTNTNSPNVNNLPNSKYLPKNYNPVSYITVAEDNTNENNFNNDNDNNKNNNNEFATKQTTDQFYSSPTNYRSSNKNNNQFYSAPTNYRSRNNNNQQQYYHGVSDFSTKNHYDNQQQQQFYSGDSFYSNNQQYNNINNNNEDINEDINEEEEYDNAANSYYNNNNNEQQQGFTETRLSGKSYSTNPTNYGNNYNNYNNQEQTYSNNYNSYNNGNGNYKVHQQQGMSDTRFLGKGKFYYDIKAEKHARDPYENAKEFAAMNHQYNNRNTYGNNEYNNDFENEVFQHEDNMP; encoded by the coding sequence atGGCTTCCTTTGCCAAAAACTTCTCCCTTATTTTTCTGTTTGCTCTCTTATCTTCACTTCAAATTCATGCAAGGGATGGCCAATTTTTCAACAAAGTCCCTAGCAACAATGGTGAAAAAGAGACACAATCAGTTGTTCCTAACAAAGAGCAAGAGCCAAATTTCATGCCTGAAAATGAAAATGGTGCATATGGCTTATATGGTCATGACTCTGTTTCCACCCCTTCTACTACTAACACCAATTCTCCCAATGTAAACAATCTTCCTAACAGCAAGTACCTTCCCAAAAATTACAACCCTGTTTCTTATATCACTGTTGCTGAGGACAACACTAACGAAAACAACTtcaacaatgacaatgacaacaacaaaaacaacaacaatgagtttGCAACCAAGCAAACCACTGACCAATTTTACAGTTCTCCCACCAATTACCGCAGcagcaacaagaacaacaaccaATTCTACAGTGCTCCCACCAATTACCGCAGCAGAAACAACAACAACCAGCAACAGTACTACCACGGTGTCAGTGATTTCAGTACTAAAAACCACTACGACAACCAGCAGCAGCAACAGTTCTACAGCGGTGACAGTTTTTACAGCAACAACCAGCAgtacaacaatatcaacaacaacaacgagGATATCAATGAAGACATCAACGAGGAGGAAGAGTATGATAATGCTGCCAACtcatactacaacaacaacaacaacgagcAGCAACAGGGGTTTACAGAAACAAGATTGAGTGGCAAAAGCTACAGCACCAACCCAACAAACTACGGTAACAATTACAACAACTACAACAATCAAGAACAAACCTACTCCAACAATTACAACAGCTACAACAATGGCAATGGTAACTACAAAGTGCACCAACAACAGGGAATGAGTGACACAAGGTTCTTgggaaaaggaaaattctattaTGATATTAAAGCTGAGAAACATGCTAGGGATCCATATGAAAATGCAAAGGAGTTTGCTGCAATGAACCACCAGTACAACAACAGGAACACTTATGGCAACAATGAGTACAACAACGACTTTGAGAATGAAGTGTTCCAACATGAAGACAACATGCCTTGA